The DNA sequence GACAGGACGTCACCGGCGGTGGCCTCGGCCATCGACCACAGTCCGGCGTGCGCCTCGAAGTCTCCGTATTCGTGACCGAGCTCGCGCAGGCGTTCGCGTAGCATCGAGAAGTGCAGCGCCTCCTCGGCCGCCACGCCCGTCCAGTCCGAGTAGTAGTCGAGCGGCATGCCGCCGAAGCGCCACACCGCGTCCCACGCGAGATTGATGGCGTTCCACTCGATGTGCGCGATGGCATGAACGAATGCCGCCATGCCGCGCGGACTGCCCATGCTGCGTCTGGGCACATCGGCCGCATGCGTCAGGACCAGGCGGACCGGCAGGCCGGCGATCGGCTGACTCGGGTGTTCGCAAGCGTGTGCGGCCGGCAATGCGCCGGCCGGCGGCGCTGGCAGTGTGCCGGCACGCCAGGCCTCGGCGATATCGCGGCTTCGCGTCACCTTGGCCTCGATGTCTCTCTCTTCGAGACAGTCGCGCGCGGCCCGTTGCAGTGCCGCAAGCGCAGTCGCATGGGGAATTGAACGCATCGTCAGACGAAATGTTGCACCGACGCACTGGAAAATCATGCGTTTGCGTCTTGACCATCCGTTCTCGTCCAGCATAATCGCACCGTCGACGCCGCTTTCTGGCCACTGGGGGAAAGCAGCGGCGCTCGGCACGTTCGGCGGGGTTGCCCTTCCGGTTCTGGGGGGAGAATGCATTCATTCCGGTTCTTCGCGCTTGCGGCGGCGACGCTCGTGCTGCCGCTGTCGGCCGGCACGTCGCATGCGGTCAACGTCTTCGGCGGCGGCAGCCGCCTTTCGGATTGTGCCGTCGCGTTCGAGGTGCCGGGCGCCAACAAGCCCGCGCCGCCCAAGGCGCCGAAGATGGTCGATTGCGTCGACGGCGATGTCTCCTGCGACGGCGACGGACAGCGCAACGGCGAGTGCCTGTTCCCGCTGCAGCTGTGCATCAACTCCGGTGAGCTCTCCGGCTGCAACCCCGAGACCGTCGAATCCATCACCGTCGATCACGCCATCGACGACGGCAGCGACCCTCGCTTCGACACCGACTTCCAGGCCCTGCAGCTTCGCGTGAACCTGCTCGGGCTTCCCAGCGACTCCGAGTCCTGCACGACCGCCAGCAGCATCACGGTGCGCCTGCGCGGCCCCGACTCGAGCAGCGCGATGAAGAAGAACAAGAAGACGCTCTCGCTGCAGAGCGACGTGACGCTCGCGGCCGGCAGCACCATCGACAACGACAAGATCAAGTTCTCGTGCCGTCCCGAAGGCGACGGCATCTACCTGCCCGTCGATCTGTACGAGGGAACGTTCGACCGCATTCGCGATCAGGTCTTCGCGCAGACCTGCGCGGTCTCGGGCTGCCACGACTCCGAGAGCAGCGCAGGCGACCTGATCCTGCTGCCGGGCGCCGCCTACGGAAATCTCGTGAACGCGGCGCCGGCCAACAACGCTGCTGCCACCGACGGTCTCCTGCGCGTCACCCCGGGCGACCCGGAGGCAAGCCTTCTTTTTCACAAGCTCTCGCCGGGCCTGAACCCGGCCTACGGCAGCCCGATGCCTCTGGAAGGAAGCGACCTGGACCCGGCTCTGGTCGAGATCATCCGCCTCTGGATCATCGGCGACGGAACTCTCGGTCCGGCTCCCGAAACGGGATGGGTCGAGGGAACGGATCAGTAAAGGAGACCGCAATGGCGGATTGGAACTACGAGAACGCCGCGCACCTGCTTCGCCGCGTCGCCTTCGGCGGAACGCCCGAGCAGATCCAGGATTTCCTCGACAGCCACGGCTCGGTCGAAGAGGCCGTGGCATCGCTGCTGAGCTTTCCGGTCTCGACGCGCAAGCCGCCCAAGGGCGGCAACGACTTCTACGAGGCCAAGCTCAAGCAGCAGCGTTGGTGGCTCAAGAGCATGCTGCGGGCACGCTCGCATGCCGACGAGGCGCGCGAGAAGCTGGTGCTGTTCTGGCACAACCACCTGGCCAGCGGCTTCACCAAGCAGCCGGAAACCGCGTTCATGTCGCAGCAGAACGGCCTGTTCCGGCGCTTCGCCAAAGGCAACTTCCGCGACCTGGTGCGCGAGTTCAACCGCGATCCGGCCAATCTCTACTACCTCGACGGCATTCTGAACTACGCCACCAACGACGGCGTGACGGTAGCGGCGAACGAGAACTTCGCCCGCGAGATCATGGAGCTGTTCACGATCGGCATCTTCCAGCTAGCCGAGGACGGGACCGACGATCCCTCCAAGCCGAACTACACCGAATCGGATGTGCACCAGCTCGCGCGCGCCCTGACGGGCTGGGTGCAGCTGCAGGGCGGCAAGGGCGTGTGGCGTGACTGGGCCTGGGACGGCGGAACGCTCGACGACAACGGCGACGGTATGCCGGACCCCATCACCATCTTCGGCGTGACCAACAACAACTTCCGCATCGGCGAGGAAGTTGCCGGCACCGCCGACGACGTGCTCGAGCTGCTCTTCGGCCGCACCGACGACGCGGGCAATCCGCAGGCCGCGATGTATCTGGCCCGCAAGTTCTGGACCTGGTACGCCTACCCGGCTCCCGCTCCGGGCCTGAAGACGCTGCTGGCCGGCTTTGCCGACATCTTCCGCGACAGCGACTACGAGGTCACGCCGATGCTGCAGGCGATGTTCTCGCACGACGAGTTCTACAGCGACTCGGCCAAGTCGCGCACGGTCAAGAGCCCGGTCGACTACGTCGTCGGCGCGATGAAGGCGCTCGGCGCCCGCAGCTCGGGCAAGTACATCGGCGATTCCGACGAGCTCGGCCGCATGATCGCCGAGATGGGAATGGATCTGTTCGAGCCGCCCAACGTGGCCGGATGGCCGGGCGGCAAGCGCTGGATCACCACCGGCACGCTGGTGAACCGGCTCGACTTCGCGCGTCGCCTGGCCGAGCTCGACTACAGCTCCTCGATGGTGCGCCTGTCGAGCATCGCCGGGCTTCCGATCGGCGATGCCAACGCCGATCCCGCCGCGATCATCGATGCGATCCTCCACCAGATCGGCCTCGACGGGACGCAGGGCGGTATTGCGCTGACGTCGGTTCAGCGCGATGCGCTGATCGACTTCGTCACCGACGGCGGCTCCCTGGCCACGCTCGACCTGAGCCACGAATACACCGACCACGCCCAGTACCTGGTGCGCGGCGCCATTGCCCTCGCCCTGCAGTCGGGCGAGTTCCAGATTTTCTAAGGGGTGCGCTCATGGCTCTGACCCGACGACAGTTCCTCAAGAGAAGCGCCATCGCCGGCGCGGGCGCCGCGCTGGGCCCGCACATGAAGTGGCTGCCCGGCACCAACGTCAGCTACGCGGCCGGGCCCGCCGACGCCATCGTCGTCTTCGTGCAGCTCTACGGCGGAAACGACGGCCTCAACACCGTCTACCCGCTCAACGGCACGCAGCGCACGCTCTACAACCAGTACCGTCCGACGCTGCGCCTGCCCGATACGGCCGGCGGCCTGGCGCCGTTCGTCGCCGAAGGCTTCAACGCCAGCACGATCCTGGACATCGGACAGGACGCCGCCGGCACCAACTACGCGCTGCACCCGTCGATGAAGGCATGGCACGACATCCATCTGGCGGGCGAGCTGGCGGTGGTGCCGGGTGTGCACTATCCGCACGCCGACTACTCGCACTTCCGCAGCGAGGTCATCTACTACACCGGCGATCCCATCGGCAGCACGGGCCTGGGGTGGATGGGCAAGTACATGGAGCTTGCCGGCTTCCTGCCCACCGACGTGCCGGCCGTGATGATGGGCGGCGAGTACAATCCGCTGTTCACGCCGACGACCACGAGCCTTCTGGCGTTCCGGCAGCTCGGACAGCTTCGCTTTCCTGCCGGCAGCCTCGGCGTCGAGCGCGAGGCCACGTTCCGCCAGCTCTACGTCGAAAGCTCGCTGTCGGATCCGGCCTCGTTCCCGGAGCTGGCATCGCTCGGCGTCACCGGTGTCGCGTCCATCGACAAGTTCTCCGAGTACTATCGCAGCGGCTGCTCCAACGCCGGAAAGGTCGAGGCGCTGCTGGTGGATGAGGACGGCTGCTACGACGGCAACAATCCTCTGATCTACTCCTCACCGCTCAATCCGGAGTATACGCCCGACCTGACCTACAACCGTCTGGCGCGCGATCTGCGGCACGTGGCGGCGGCCATCCGCGCCGACGTGGGCGCGCGCTTCTTCCACGTCGCCGTCGGCGGCTTCGACTCTCATTCGAGCCAGGAGCAGGGCTTCTACCACTCCTACCTGCTCCATACGGTGGCCGAAGCGGTCGGCGCGTTCTGGAACGAGATGAAGCAGACCGTCTCGCTCCCGGGCCTCTCCGGCTATCAAGCCGGGGACCTGTCGCCGAAGGTCCTGGTGGTGACGCTCTCGGAGTTCGGCCGCACCAACAAGCAGAACGCGACGTCGGCGGCCAATGCCGGCACCGATCACGGGCGCAGCGCGCCGCAGTTCGTCATAGGCGCCGGCGTGCAGGGCGGCATCCACGGCGAATATCCGACGCTGGACGATCCCGATCTCGACGACGATCTGCGAATGGCCTACGACTTCCGCGATTTCTACGGGACCATGCTGGAGCGCTGGCTCGGCGTCTCTGCCTCCGACATCGGACCGGGGCCGGGCAAGATCTTCGCGGCCACGCCGGAAGCGGACGATCTCGGCCAGTCCTACACGGCCTACACGCCGATCCCGTACCTGCTCCCGTAGCGCAGGGTCGCTGTCGGCGCCGGTTGTCGTGGAATGCGGCAGGGCCCCGGCATCACAGCACGGCAGGACGGTCGTGTGGGCCATGCCGGGTGTGCCTGAGGTAGAAGCCGTCGGCCTGCGCACGAGCGGGCCGGCCAGATCGTCCCCGGCAGACGCTGATCGGCGGCGGAGCGCCTTTTGTCTGGCCACGGTTCCTGGACAAAGATGCGCGCACGATCATGCGATGCCCGCAGTGCCAGCATGAAAACCAGGACGGCGCGCGCTTCTGCCAGGAGTGCGGGTCGTCGCTGAGCGCCGATTGCGCCAGC is a window from the Candidatus Limnocylindrales bacterium genome containing:
- a CDS encoding ferritin-like domain-containing protein, yielding MHSPPRTGRATPPNVPSAAAFPQWPESGVDGAIMLDENGWSRRKRMIFQCVGATFRLTMRSIPHATALAALQRAARDCLEERDIEAKVTRSRDIAEAWRAGTLPAPPAGALPAAHACEHPSQPIAGLPVRLVLTHAADVPRRSMGSPRGMAAFVHAIAHIEWNAINLAWDAVWRFGGMPLDYYSDWTGVAAEEALHFSMLRERLRELGHEYGDFEAHAGLWSMAEATAGDVLSRMALVPRVLEARGLDVTPALIARLRRFGDEKTAAVLEVILRDEVGHVRIGSRWFHYLCEQRGLDPVTAFAEALRTHFRGSVKAPMSRDLRRRAGFTDAELSLLDALSAKRPTA
- a CDS encoding DUF1501 domain-containing protein; this encodes MALTRRQFLKRSAIAGAGAALGPHMKWLPGTNVSYAAGPADAIVVFVQLYGGNDGLNTVYPLNGTQRTLYNQYRPTLRLPDTAGGLAPFVAEGFNASTILDIGQDAAGTNYALHPSMKAWHDIHLAGELAVVPGVHYPHADYSHFRSEVIYYTGDPIGSTGLGWMGKYMELAGFLPTDVPAVMMGGEYNPLFTPTTTSLLAFRQLGQLRFPAGSLGVEREATFRQLYVESSLSDPASFPELASLGVTGVASIDKFSEYYRSGCSNAGKVEALLVDEDGCYDGNNPLIYSSPLNPEYTPDLTYNRLARDLRHVAAAIRADVGARFFHVAVGGFDSHSSQEQGFYHSYLLHTVAEAVGAFWNEMKQTVSLPGLSGYQAGDLSPKVLVVTLSEFGRTNKQNATSAANAGTDHGRSAPQFVIGAGVQGGIHGEYPTLDDPDLDDDLRMAYDFRDFYGTMLERWLGVSASDIGPGPGKIFAATPEADDLGQSYTAYTPIPYLLP
- a CDS encoding DUF1800 family protein is translated as MADWNYENAAHLLRRVAFGGTPEQIQDFLDSHGSVEEAVASLLSFPVSTRKPPKGGNDFYEAKLKQQRWWLKSMLRARSHADEAREKLVLFWHNHLASGFTKQPETAFMSQQNGLFRRFAKGNFRDLVREFNRDPANLYYLDGILNYATNDGVTVAANENFAREIMELFTIGIFQLAEDGTDDPSKPNYTESDVHQLARALTGWVQLQGGKGVWRDWAWDGGTLDDNGDGMPDPITIFGVTNNNFRIGEEVAGTADDVLELLFGRTDDAGNPQAAMYLARKFWTWYAYPAPAPGLKTLLAGFADIFRDSDYEVTPMLQAMFSHDEFYSDSAKSRTVKSPVDYVVGAMKALGARSSGKYIGDSDELGRMIAEMGMDLFEPPNVAGWPGGKRWITTGTLVNRLDFARRLAELDYSSSMVRLSSIAGLPIGDANADPAAIIDAILHQIGLDGTQGGIALTSVQRDALIDFVTDGGSLATLDLSHEYTDHAQYLVRGAIALALQSGEFQIF